The following proteins come from a genomic window of Paramicrobacterium humi:
- the phoA gene encoding alkaline phosphatase → MTRRIRRLGSGALAVGAAAILGAGLLAPSAALADVTDTGGAARHDDDRSQAVRDAIADGPAKNVILLIGDGMGDSEITIARNYAYGAAGMLPGIDALPLTGQYTTYSVHKDGDQKGKPDYVPDSAATGTAWATGTKSYDGAIGVDVDGNPHDSILELAKANGLRTGNVSTAEIQDATPAVQIAHVDQRKCYGPDSSVCGDDALEKGGLGSISEQLLNTRADVILGGGTASFEQTAKAGQWEGATLFEQATDRGYQVATTADQLKAVTKANQSSPLLGLFTPGNFPTRYSPSEATVGGANGAPIRCTANPSRLSTELSLASLTNKAIGLLDRSDSDKGFFLQVEGASIDKQDHSADACGQIGETIDLDEAVQAALEFAKKDGNTLVIVTADHAHTSQIVDDAPPATLSTALTTADGSVMKVAYGTAAAGGSQQHTGAQLRIAGYGPGAANVVGLTDQTDTFFTMSNALGLNRDAAALSAGASITLDDTKLTPGEKFSFTATGFNGDRQVSGLMESEPVELGAADVIDGAASYTATAPAEEGTHTLTVTGAQTDVAATLQFTVTADGVVVVPGDGSSDGDGDPDAAAAASGNTSGTLPWTGAEALPFLVIALLLVGIGGVMVLLRRRGLPMSN, encoded by the coding sequence ATGACACGTCGAATCCGACGCCTCGGCTCGGGAGCCCTCGCCGTCGGCGCCGCCGCCATCCTCGGGGCCGGGCTTCTCGCGCCCTCGGCCGCGCTCGCGGACGTCACCGACACCGGCGGAGCCGCCCGCCACGACGACGACCGCAGCCAGGCGGTGCGCGACGCCATCGCCGACGGCCCCGCCAAGAACGTCATCCTGCTGATCGGCGACGGCATGGGCGACAGCGAGATCACGATCGCGCGTAACTACGCCTACGGCGCGGCCGGGATGCTGCCGGGCATCGACGCGCTTCCGCTCACGGGCCAGTACACGACGTATTCGGTGCACAAGGACGGCGACCAGAAGGGCAAGCCTGACTACGTGCCGGACTCCGCCGCGACGGGAACGGCGTGGGCGACCGGCACGAAGAGCTACGACGGCGCGATCGGCGTCGACGTCGACGGGAACCCGCACGACTCGATCCTCGAGCTCGCGAAGGCGAACGGGCTGCGCACGGGCAATGTCAGCACCGCCGAGATCCAGGACGCGACGCCGGCCGTTCAGATCGCGCACGTCGACCAGCGCAAGTGCTACGGCCCCGACAGCTCGGTGTGCGGCGACGACGCGCTCGAGAAGGGCGGCCTCGGCTCCATCAGCGAGCAGCTGCTGAACACGCGCGCCGACGTCATCCTCGGCGGCGGCACGGCCTCGTTCGAGCAGACGGCGAAGGCCGGGCAGTGGGAGGGCGCGACCCTCTTCGAGCAGGCGACTGACCGCGGCTACCAGGTCGCGACAACGGCGGACCAGCTCAAGGCAGTGACGAAGGCCAACCAGTCCTCGCCGCTTCTCGGCCTGTTCACGCCCGGCAACTTCCCCACACGCTACAGCCCGTCCGAGGCGACGGTCGGCGGCGCGAACGGTGCGCCGATCCGCTGCACGGCGAACCCATCACGGCTCTCCACCGAGCTCTCGCTCGCCTCGCTCACCAACAAGGCGATCGGCCTGCTCGACCGTTCCGATTCCGACAAGGGCTTCTTCCTGCAGGTCGAGGGCGCCTCGATCGACAAGCAGGACCACTCCGCCGACGCGTGCGGCCAGATCGGCGAGACCATCGACCTCGACGAGGCCGTGCAGGCCGCCCTCGAGTTCGCGAAGAAGGACGGCAACACCCTCGTGATCGTGACCGCCGACCACGCCCACACGAGCCAGATCGTCGACGACGCGCCTCCCGCGACGCTCAGCACCGCTCTCACGACCGCGGACGGCAGCGTCATGAAGGTCGCGTACGGCACCGCGGCGGCGGGCGGCTCCCAGCAGCACACCGGCGCGCAGCTGCGCATCGCCGGCTACGGCCCCGGCGCGGCGAACGTCGTCGGGCTCACCGATCAGACCGACACGTTCTTCACCATGTCGAATGCGCTCGGGCTCAACCGGGATGCCGCCGCGCTGAGCGCCGGCGCGAGCATCACGCTCGACGACACGAAGCTCACGCCGGGTGAGAAGTTCAGCTTCACGGCGACGGGCTTCAACGGCGACCGCCAGGTGAGCGGACTGATGGAGAGCGAGCCGGTCGAACTCGGCGCCGCGGACGTCATCGACGGCGCCGCGAGCTACACGGCGACCGCTCCCGCCGAGGAGGGCACGCACACCCTCACCGTCACGGGTGCGCAGACCGACGTGGCCGCGACGCTGCAGTTCACCGTCACGGCCGATGGTGTGGTCGTCGTCCCGGGCGACGGCTCGAGTGACGGTGACGGCGACCCGGATGCCGCAGCCGCGGCGAGCGGCAACACGAGCGGGACGCTGCCGTGGACCGGCGCCGAGGCGCTGCCCTTCCTCGTGATCGCGCTGCTGCTGGTCGGCATCGGCGGAGTGATGGTGCTGCTTCGCCGGCGCGGGCTTCCCATGAGCAACTAG
- a CDS encoding alpha/beta fold hydrolase, with protein MTILAGSDTTAFSLSASDAIWEELLCSRPTAGVHSVVHLVRRGLIKLTGSHIDYERNVQIVRSLIDEARGHTHVDGPGHELHARGEYHRITTSLGTSDVYVERVGNGEPLLAFSTAGSNTAQWHGLMTHTDVAGQYELITVDMPWHGRSSPSWASAVGSYSLTPDTFTEFIVAVCSSLALDRPVLVGVSMAGAAVIHAIATHPQRFAGAVSCQAGPAVHSRQNEHLRGTTVNPTLFIPEWTYGLMNPASPEEFKQRVWWGYSSGGFGLYAADIDSYLRWNFEDVAQLLTSESPHIALLSGSFDTSVPSSETQALAERIPNSSFAVMPELGHFPHAENPIAFATYLKNALERVTANSPRC; from the coding sequence ATGACGATCTTGGCAGGGAGCGATACGACTGCGTTCTCGTTGAGCGCCTCCGATGCCATCTGGGAGGAGCTTCTTTGCTCTCGCCCTACAGCGGGAGTGCACAGCGTTGTACATCTCGTGCGTCGTGGCTTGATCAAGCTGACTGGCTCACACATCGACTATGAGCGCAATGTCCAGATTGTGCGGTCGCTTATCGATGAGGCACGAGGCCATACGCATGTCGACGGCCCCGGTCACGAACTACACGCCCGCGGCGAATACCATCGGATAACGACATCCCTGGGGACTAGTGATGTCTACGTCGAGCGGGTAGGTAACGGTGAGCCACTCCTCGCTTTCTCCACCGCAGGAAGCAACACCGCCCAGTGGCACGGACTCATGACACACACCGATGTCGCGGGCCAGTACGAACTCATCACGGTTGACATGCCCTGGCATGGCCGCTCGTCGCCGTCGTGGGCGTCAGCGGTAGGGAGCTATAGCCTCACGCCAGATACCTTTACCGAATTCATCGTCGCTGTGTGCAGTTCGCTTGCACTCGATAGGCCGGTGCTGGTGGGAGTCTCCATGGCTGGTGCAGCCGTGATCCACGCGATTGCCACGCACCCGCAGCGGTTCGCAGGCGCCGTTTCTTGCCAGGCTGGCCCCGCAGTGCACTCTCGCCAGAACGAGCATCTCCGCGGCACCACCGTAAACCCGACCTTGTTCATCCCAGAATGGACATACGGGCTGATGAACCCAGCATCGCCGGAAGAGTTCAAACAGCGCGTCTGGTGGGGCTACTCCTCCGGAGGCTTCGGCCTATACGCCGCCGACATCGACTCCTACCTCCGTTGGAATTTCGAAGACGTCGCGCAGTTACTCACGAGCGAATCTCCGCACATTGCGTTGCTGAGCGGATCCTTCGACACCAGCGTGCCCAGCTCCGAAACCCAGGCGCTGGCCGAGCGCATCCCGAATTCGTCTTTCGCCGTCATGCCCGAGCTTGGCCATTTTCCGCATGCCGAGAACCCCATAGCGTTCGCGACATATCTGAAGAACGCCCTTGAGCGCGTAACAGCGAACTCTCCCCGTTGCTGA
- a CDS encoding N-acyl homoserine lactonase family protein, producing MSAASNSPDTTWEIFVIKHGTRETSRSDVFMNYGFYSEPDDKFELAYYLWVLRQGERVIHIDTGYSEAGATKRGRTVLADPLLLLSSLGFDPAAGNPLVVTHAHYDHIGNLPAFSNSPIYISRKELEFWTSDLGTRSLFSHFGDQVEIADLVSARHQGRVHEFEGSIQIAPGVELVEVGGHTPGQLIVRIQTAVGEVVLASDAAHFHEELERDMLFQSMADLPRSYRALDFLRGSEAVIVTGHDAGEIERFAPVDQKFRGLVSTIGTGDA from the coding sequence ATGTCGGCAGCTTCCAACAGCCCAGACACGACGTGGGAGATCTTCGTCATCAAACACGGCACTCGTGAGACTTCTCGTAGCGACGTCTTCATGAATTACGGCTTCTATTCGGAACCGGATGACAAGTTCGAGCTGGCTTATTACCTCTGGGTTCTCCGCCAAGGAGAGCGGGTTATCCACATCGATACCGGCTACTCCGAGGCGGGCGCGACGAAGCGCGGTCGCACGGTGCTCGCGGATCCGCTCTTGCTGCTCTCTTCGCTCGGTTTCGATCCGGCCGCTGGCAACCCGCTGGTCGTGACCCATGCCCACTATGACCACATCGGCAATCTGCCCGCGTTCTCGAATTCTCCGATCTACATCAGCAGAAAAGAGCTGGAGTTCTGGACGAGCGATCTCGGCACGCGGTCCTTGTTCTCGCACTTCGGGGACCAAGTGGAAATCGCAGACCTTGTTTCTGCGAGACACCAGGGTCGCGTTCACGAGTTCGAGGGGAGCATCCAGATTGCGCCGGGCGTCGAACTCGTCGAAGTTGGCGGGCACACGCCCGGCCAGTTGATTGTGCGTATCCAGACTGCAGTCGGCGAAGTCGTGCTCGCGTCTGATGCTGCCCACTTCCACGAAGAACTTGAACGCGACATGCTGTTTCAATCGATGGCGGACCTGCCGCGATCCTATCGAGCGCTCGATTTCCTACGGGGTTCCGAAGCCGTCATCGTCACAGGACACGACGCTGGCGAAATCGAACGCTTCGCCCCGGTCGACCAGAAATTCAGAGGGCTCGTCTCAACGATCGGTACTGGCGATGCATGA
- a CDS encoding carboxymuconolactone decarboxylase family protein → MTNTVANAQEYIDDMARKRGYVLDYHKVMAQHDFPVLQAANGVVSAAYLEQRTLDRKTKELIFIVSLTVMRASKGHIQSHIRVALDLGLSPREILEAIEIALPEAGIVAFQSGVEAWREVVGAEGLEPTVEVHQGGSGAE, encoded by the coding sequence ATGACCAACACAGTTGCCAACGCACAGGAGTACATCGACGACATGGCTCGCAAGCGCGGCTATGTACTCGACTATCACAAGGTAATGGCGCAGCACGACTTCCCTGTGCTGCAGGCAGCGAATGGAGTGGTCTCCGCCGCGTACCTCGAGCAGCGCACCCTAGATCGGAAGACGAAGGAACTGATCTTCATCGTGTCCCTGACTGTCATGCGAGCATCCAAGGGACACATTCAGTCCCATATCCGCGTCGCGCTCGACCTCGGTCTCAGCCCGCGCGAGATCCTAGAGGCCATCGAGATTGCGCTTCCTGAAGCGGGAATCGTCGCGTTCCAGTCCGGTGTGGAGGCATGGCGCGAAGTGGTTGGAGCGGAGGGGCTCGAGCCGACCGTAGAAGTGCATCAGGGCGGTTCCGGCGCGGAGTAG
- a CDS encoding NAD(P)-dependent oxidoreductase: MNNTLFIGLGRMGRPMSSHIAKRFSTSVYDVLKKSVDDAAEESGAEPIYDLKEAAGIDTVILMLPTSAHVESILLEEGLLGRLSAGALIIDMGSSVPASTRQLAEAAAKLGIDYVDAPVSGGISKAATGELTMLVGGEPDAIGRARPFLQTVGSEIVVVGSSGAGHAAKAINNLVSATNIAVVSEAVLRGKSAGIAPERMVEVLNASTGMSQASRVKFVQHILPGSYASNFAYDLMLKDMGIAMQINAPDAASPLTREAYRLLSDGRDVLGDNPDHTEIARVYEHLAGTSISEEEA, from the coding sequence ATGAACAACACATTGTTCATAGGGCTCGGACGTATGGGACGTCCGATGTCGAGCCACATCGCTAAACGCTTCTCAACAAGCGTGTACGACGTCCTTAAGAAGAGCGTCGACGACGCGGCAGAGGAATCCGGCGCAGAGCCCATATACGACCTCAAGGAAGCCGCCGGAATCGACACCGTCATACTGATGCTTCCCACGAGCGCACACGTTGAATCCATTCTCTTGGAGGAGGGACTACTTGGACGGCTCAGTGCCGGTGCCCTCATCATCGACATGGGCTCGAGCGTCCCAGCCAGCACCCGTCAACTCGCGGAAGCGGCCGCGAAGCTCGGCATTGACTACGTCGATGCCCCCGTGTCGGGCGGTATCTCTAAGGCGGCGACGGGCGAACTCACGATGCTTGTGGGCGGCGAGCCGGATGCGATCGGACGAGCGAGACCGTTCTTACAAACTGTTGGCAGCGAAATCGTTGTCGTGGGCAGCAGTGGAGCAGGCCACGCCGCAAAGGCCATAAACAATCTCGTCAGCGCCACAAACATCGCAGTCGTCTCCGAGGCGGTCCTTCGCGGCAAGTCCGCCGGTATCGCACCCGAGCGCATGGTTGAGGTTCTTAATGCTTCTACCGGGATGAGCCAGGCGAGCCGAGTGAAATTCGTGCAACACATCCTCCCTGGCTCGTACGCGTCGAACTTCGCATACGACCTGATGCTCAAAGACATGGGAATCGCGATGCAAATCAATGCACCGGATGCTGCCTCGCCGCTGACGCGTGAGGCATACCGACTGCTTTCGGATGGACGTGACGTCCTTGGCGATAACCCCGACCACACAGAAATCGCGCGGGTGTACGAGCACCTAGCGGGAACATCCATCTCTGAGGAGGAAGCATGA
- a CDS encoding GntR family transcriptional regulator translates to MLQRQAAPLREQAVEELRRRIVDGTFRPGERVKERVLVELLEVSRTVVREALRQLESERLIRIEPQVGPIVAELTADQARQLYEVRAALEATAARLAASNRSDAEMQVLRDSLSALSAPLSPVTDLLEAKRIFYDALIDASHNTIIGEQLDAVQARVSQLRLVTLTTPGRGPKMLAELREVVNAIEDRDADRAYSASLLHVQAAAAIALEHLNSLTEDQ, encoded by the coding sequence ATGCTGCAACGACAGGCCGCGCCGCTGCGAGAGCAGGCGGTTGAGGAATTACGCCGTCGAATAGTCGACGGCACGTTCCGTCCGGGAGAACGCGTGAAGGAGCGCGTGCTCGTCGAGTTGCTCGAAGTCAGCCGAACAGTAGTGAGAGAGGCTCTGCGACAACTCGAATCCGAGCGCCTGATTCGCATCGAGCCTCAGGTCGGCCCCATCGTGGCCGAACTCACGGCCGATCAGGCACGGCAGCTCTATGAAGTTCGAGCGGCACTCGAGGCTACGGCGGCTCGGCTCGCCGCGAGCAATCGCTCAGACGCGGAGATGCAGGTCCTGCGCGACAGCTTGAGCGCCTTGTCAGCCCCTCTCTCGCCCGTCACCGACCTCCTCGAAGCGAAGCGCATCTTCTACGATGCGCTCATCGATGCGAGCCACAACACGATAATCGGTGAGCAACTTGATGCCGTGCAGGCTCGGGTGAGCCAGCTCCGTCTTGTCACTCTCACGACGCCCGGCCGCGGGCCAAAGATGCTCGCGGAACTTCGGGAGGTGGTGAACGCCATCGAGGACCGCGATGCTGATCGCGCTTACTCGGCAAGCCTGCTCCATGTCCAGGCGGCGGCCGCCATTGCACTAGAACACCTGAACAGCCTGACGGAGGATCAATGA
- a CDS encoding LysR family transcriptional regulator, with protein sequence MADLKTVQLMFIMRDMNSNDLRRVDLNLLVVFQTIMREGSVTRAAVKLNLSQSAVSAALARLRVLFTDPLFERSRAGMLPTARALELSALLAPTLTAIANVVFESPSFDPTQSTRVIHLAMSDDLAMVLAPWLARRKLDEGWSIDFGIHQTNSTLWRDSIDDPRNEVVLTVTPERQSSAVRSAPLFSGGYRCVYNAQLLKASSPITYSEYVAANHVRVSYDVQRGWVDELLAADGHKRRTLCAISHFSGLAPVINRVPAIATIPSHAAHAIQELCGLTVSPVPLPAPRFTISALWRTEVDGAPENVWLRGLLSDFAEAM encoded by the coding sequence GTGGCTGACCTGAAAACTGTCCAATTGATGTTTATCATGCGTGATATGAATTCAAATGATCTTCGCCGGGTGGACCTCAACCTGTTGGTGGTCTTTCAGACGATCATGCGCGAGGGCAGCGTCACACGAGCCGCGGTGAAGCTTAACCTCAGTCAAAGCGCGGTCAGCGCAGCACTTGCGCGCCTACGTGTGCTGTTTACCGACCCGCTCTTCGAACGGTCCCGAGCCGGTATGTTGCCCACAGCACGCGCACTCGAGCTCTCGGCACTGCTCGCGCCCACCCTCACGGCCATAGCGAACGTAGTGTTCGAATCCCCCAGCTTCGATCCCACTCAAAGCACGCGGGTCATCCATCTCGCCATGTCGGACGACCTGGCAATGGTTCTCGCACCGTGGCTTGCCAGGCGCAAACTCGACGAGGGCTGGAGCATCGATTTCGGAATCCATCAGACGAATAGCACCTTGTGGCGCGATAGCATCGACGACCCAAGGAACGAAGTGGTTCTCACAGTCACGCCTGAACGCCAGTCGTCGGCTGTCCGCTCCGCGCCCCTGTTCTCCGGTGGTTATCGGTGCGTCTACAACGCCCAGCTCCTCAAGGCGTCAAGCCCGATCACTTACAGCGAATATGTGGCTGCTAATCACGTTCGCGTGTCATACGACGTACAGCGGGGCTGGGTGGACGAGTTGCTCGCTGCAGACGGCCACAAACGCCGCACCCTCTGCGCGATCAGCCATTTTTCTGGCCTCGCACCGGTAATCAATCGTGTGCCGGCCATAGCGACGATTCCCAGTCACGCGGCGCATGCGATTCAGGAGCTCTGCGGCCTCACGGTCAGCCCCGTGCCCCTGCCTGCCCCGCGTTTTACGATCTCCGCATTGTGGAGAACGGAAGTCGACGGAGCGCCTGAGAACGTATGGTTGCGCGGTCTCCTCAGCGATTTTGCCGAAGCGATGTAG
- a CDS encoding MFS transporter, translating to MPTDSQAALRSDTELLDLPRRDRTRRLAAVGIGNFMEWFDFAIYGYFTAIIGAQFFPANDPSAATLSGLAVFAVGFISRPVGALFLGPLGDRLGRKTVLVLTVLSMGIVTTLIGLTPSYETIGIAAPIIVVALRLVQGMMVGGEWTSAAAYIGESAPKSKRALFASVVTATAGLAFLVGTLVAALLTAVMDETALATWGWRIPFVFSLVMAVVAVWIRLKLEDTPVYQELERKRETGTIEVTPAGQKGRAFLMTLAFSGIFGVGLYYFVTYANNHLTGPVEMERLPALLATGAAMVVYVAFNPLVGVWSDRVGRRPVLYTGIVGLIVWPLPAFMLMNTGNPFFAFLALVVFSFFVACCAVMNNVLLVEVFPASIRSAGSAIGYNVAYALLAGPGPLIAAALVAGTGMLTSPAFYVIAVAVVALVILAPLLKETRHADISHG from the coding sequence GTGCCCACCGATTCTCAAGCTGCCCTGCGCAGCGACACAGAACTCTTGGATCTGCCTCGGCGGGATCGCACTCGGCGTCTGGCCGCTGTTGGAATCGGCAACTTCATGGAGTGGTTTGACTTCGCCATCTACGGCTATTTCACCGCGATCATCGGTGCCCAGTTCTTCCCGGCGAACGATCCAAGCGCAGCGACGCTCTCGGGTCTGGCGGTATTCGCCGTGGGATTCATCTCGCGACCGGTTGGTGCGCTTTTCCTCGGTCCCCTCGGCGACCGTCTGGGGCGAAAGACGGTGCTCGTCCTCACTGTGCTCTCTATGGGCATCGTCACTACACTGATCGGGCTTACCCCGTCATACGAAACGATCGGCATCGCTGCACCCATAATCGTCGTGGCACTGCGGCTTGTTCAGGGAATGATGGTCGGTGGCGAATGGACGAGTGCCGCCGCGTACATTGGCGAGAGCGCCCCGAAGTCGAAGCGTGCATTGTTCGCAAGTGTCGTCACGGCGACGGCTGGTCTCGCTTTCCTTGTTGGCACGCTCGTCGCAGCGCTGCTCACCGCTGTGATGGATGAGACCGCCCTAGCTACGTGGGGCTGGCGGATACCGTTCGTCTTCTCGCTTGTCATGGCAGTCGTCGCCGTCTGGATTCGCTTGAAGCTCGAGGACACTCCGGTTTACCAGGAACTTGAGCGCAAGCGTGAAACAGGCACAATCGAGGTGACCCCGGCCGGGCAGAAGGGGCGAGCGTTCCTCATGACACTCGCCTTCTCCGGAATCTTCGGCGTGGGTCTCTATTACTTCGTTACCTATGCAAACAACCATCTCACCGGGCCGGTTGAGATGGAGCGGCTTCCTGCGCTGCTTGCCACCGGAGCGGCAATGGTCGTTTATGTGGCTTTCAACCCTCTGGTGGGAGTCTGGTCGGACAGAGTGGGCCGCCGCCCGGTCCTGTACACCGGCATCGTTGGCCTCATCGTTTGGCCCCTGCCCGCCTTTATGTTGATGAACACGGGCAACCCCTTTTTCGCCTTCCTTGCACTCGTTGTGTTCTCGTTCTTTGTCGCCTGCTGCGCCGTGATGAACAATGTTCTCCTCGTTGAGGTCTTCCCTGCATCGATCCGATCGGCTGGCTCGGCGATTGGGTACAACGTGGCATATGCGCTGCTCGCTGGGCCAGGACCGCTTATCGCGGCGGCACTTGTCGCCGGAACTGGAATGCTCACGTCGCCGGCCTTCTATGTGATTGCAGTCGCGGTCGTCGCCCTCGTTATCCTGGCACCCCTTCTCAAAGAGACGCGTCACGCTGACATCTCTCACGGTTGA
- a CDS encoding carbon-nitrogen hydrolase family protein, with translation MGRVAVVQAASVPFDAEAATAKTEALIAETAAAGAELVVFPEAFIGGYPKGTTFGTAVGLRTERGRDEFARYFAGAVSLDGPEVQRLEAAAAEHRVFVVIGVIERLGNTLYCTALLISPDSGLVGNHRKLMPTGTERLVWGFGDGSTLDTMDSPLGRIGSVICWENYMPLMRQAMYAKGVQLYCAPTADDRPTWQASMVHVAIEGRVFVYSACQFLTIADFPEDHAIDFEMPNGDVLMRGGSMIVDPTGTVLAGPVFDEETILYADVDLEAKYRSHLDFDAVGHYSRPDVFALTVDTRARDSVSFAGP, from the coding sequence GTGGGCAGAGTGGCAGTAGTCCAGGCCGCCTCGGTCCCGTTTGACGCCGAGGCGGCAACCGCGAAGACCGAAGCGCTCATTGCCGAGACCGCGGCTGCTGGCGCTGAGTTAGTGGTGTTCCCCGAAGCGTTCATCGGTGGTTATCCCAAGGGAACCACCTTTGGGACGGCCGTTGGGTTGCGGACTGAACGGGGCCGTGACGAATTCGCTCGCTACTTTGCGGGGGCCGTGAGTCTCGATGGACCGGAGGTTCAACGCCTCGAGGCCGCCGCAGCCGAGCACAGAGTGTTTGTGGTGATAGGCGTGATCGAGCGCCTCGGCAACACGCTCTACTGCACGGCTCTTCTCATTTCGCCCGACAGCGGTCTCGTCGGCAACCACCGCAAGCTCATGCCGACAGGTACCGAACGGCTTGTCTGGGGTTTCGGGGACGGTTCGACTCTTGACACTATGGACAGCCCGCTAGGTCGAATCGGTTCAGTCATCTGCTGGGAAAACTACATGCCCCTGATGCGGCAGGCCATGTACGCGAAGGGCGTGCAGCTCTACTGCGCACCCACGGCGGATGACCGGCCGACATGGCAGGCCAGCATGGTGCACGTCGCGATCGAGGGTCGGGTGTTCGTGTACTCTGCCTGCCAGTTCCTGACGATAGCTGACTTTCCCGAGGACCACGCGATTGATTTCGAGATGCCGAATGGTGATGTCCTCATGCGCGGCGGCAGCATGATCGTCGACCCGACGGGAACGGTGCTCGCTGGACCGGTCTTCGACGAGGAGACGATCTTGTATGCGGACGTCGACCTGGAGGCGAAGTATCGCTCGCATCTCGATTTCGATGCGGTCGGGCACTATTCTCGCCCCGACGTGTTCGCCCTCACGGTGGACACGAGGGCGCGAGATTCAGTCAGTTTCGCCGGACCGTAG
- a CDS encoding SDR family NAD(P)-dependent oxidoreductase produces MATSLSADSTVGTWLDDPKGGPVLRALLARSGQSADTLRPVRSLPLGRLVELSKGAFPAELIDELVRRVDAGEIPDEDPAAASAPTDAPAAPGRPRWVERIDAGRFAGKTVIVTGAGSGIGRATASRVAREGGRVIAVDMSAERLDEFVAAHPDADIVPVVANITDDAAVAAIVEAAGERIDGLANIAGIMDDMTPVGDVTDAVWQRVFAVNVDGTMKLMRAVVPVMLAQAAGSIVNTASEAALRGSAAGAAYTASKHAVAGLTKSSAFMYGPSGIRVNAVAPGPVITNIEASFASPLGAERVRQGMVIMPDAVEGDALAASITFLLSDDGVNVNGVILPSDGGWSAA; encoded by the coding sequence ATGGCCACTTCCCTCAGCGCCGACTCCACCGTCGGCACCTGGCTCGACGACCCGAAGGGCGGCCCGGTGCTGCGCGCGCTTCTCGCGCGGTCCGGTCAGTCCGCCGACACCCTCCGTCCCGTCCGCAGCCTGCCCCTCGGCCGGCTCGTCGAGCTCAGCAAGGGCGCCTTCCCCGCCGAGCTCATCGACGAGCTCGTGCGCCGCGTCGACGCGGGCGAGATCCCCGACGAAGACCCCGCAGCAGCATCCGCCCCCACCGACGCACCCGCGGCACCGGGGCGCCCGCGCTGGGTCGAGCGCATCGACGCCGGCCGCTTCGCCGGCAAGACCGTCATCGTCACGGGCGCCGGTTCGGGCATCGGCCGCGCCACCGCCTCCCGCGTCGCTCGCGAGGGCGGCCGGGTCATCGCCGTCGATATGTCGGCCGAGCGCCTCGACGAGTTCGTCGCCGCCCACCCCGACGCCGACATCGTGCCGGTCGTGGCGAACATCACCGACGACGCGGCCGTCGCCGCCATCGTCGAGGCCGCGGGCGAGCGCATCGACGGCCTCGCCAACATCGCCGGGATCATGGACGACATGACCCCCGTCGGTGACGTGACGGATGCCGTGTGGCAGCGCGTCTTCGCTGTCAACGTTGACGGCACGATGAAGCTCATGCGCGCGGTCGTCCCCGTGATGCTCGCACAGGCCGCAGGCTCGATCGTGAACACCGCGTCGGAAGCGGCGCTGCGCGGCTCGGCGGCGGGCGCCGCCTACACGGCCTCGAAGCACGCCGTCGCGGGACTCACGAAGAGCAGCGCGTTCATGTACGGGCCGAGCGGCATCCGCGTGAACGCCGTCGCGCCGGGTCCGGTCATCACGAACATCGAGGCGAGCTTCGCCTCGCCGCTCGGTGCAGAGCGCGTGCGGCAGGGCATGGTGATCATGCCGGATGCTGTCGAGGGCGACGCCCTCGCGGCATCCATCACGTTCCTGCTAAGCGACGACGGCGTCAACGTGAACGGCGTCATCCTTCCGAGCGACGGCGGCTGGTCGGCCGCGTAA
- a CDS encoding TetR/AcrR family transcriptional regulator, translating to MPQSPKANRGPSVGPQNRRALIDAAREVFAAEGLSAPLSSVAKRAGVGQGSLYRHFPDRTALAVAVFDENIAELEALAERPETILDDLLEHVIEQALVSTAIITFLTANPDDERVIPLGDRFRHVAERLIARERTAGRLGDHVAAEDVLLAVSMLAGILSRTPAGERRATAKRAWGLFHAAFAPR from the coding sequence GTGCCGCAGAGTCCGAAAGCGAACCGCGGGCCGAGTGTCGGTCCGCAGAATCGGCGTGCCCTCATCGACGCCGCTCGAGAGGTGTTCGCGGCCGAGGGGCTTTCGGCTCCGCTGAGTTCCGTCGCCAAGCGCGCGGGGGTCGGACAGGGCAGCCTGTACCGCCACTTCCCCGACCGCACGGCGCTCGCCGTCGCCGTGTTCGACGAGAACATCGCCGAGCTCGAGGCGCTCGCGGAACGGCCCGAGACGATTCTCGACGATCTGCTCGAGCACGTGATCGAGCAGGCGCTCGTGTCAACCGCGATCATCACGTTTCTCACCGCGAACCCCGACGACGAGCGCGTCATCCCGCTCGGCGACCGCTTTCGCCACGTGGCCGAGCGTCTCATCGCGCGGGAGCGCACGGCGGGCCGCCTCGGCGACCACGTCGCCGCCGAGGACGTGCTGCTCGCCGTCTCGATGCTCGCCGGCATCCTGTCGCGTACTCCCGCGGGCGAGCGGCGTGCCACGGCGAAGCGCGCGTGGGGGCTGTTCCACGCCGCCTTCGCGCCGCGATAG